The region AAATGACCTGCTTGCAGCGCTGTTGATTGATCGCCAGGCCGGAGGCGACGATATCAACCCTGCTGGCCGCCAGCGCGGGAATAAGCGCGCCGAACTCAGCGATCACCAGCTCGATCTTCTCAACGCCAAGCGGTTTGAAGGCTGCACGGACGAGATCAGGGTGAAAGCCCGTTGCCTCGCCGTCCTCGCCCTTGAACCCCCACGGCGATTGGTTTGCAAAGCCAACCGTGATCTTGCGATCCTTCAGCACATTGTTTGACGCGGCCTGGGCAAAGCCCTCGGGGGCAAAAGTGAGGGCCGCAAGCGCAGCCGCAACGCCGAGCGCAAGGCGCCCGGCTGACAAAGTCCAAGATGGCATGGAAGCCGTTCCCCGTTTGATTGACCCTGTCATTGGGACTAGATATACCAGGTATGTCAATATCGATTGCAGTTCCGCGGCCCGCCGCTGGCGCTGCCCTTTCAGGCACTGGAAACATGACGAACACAGCGGAAGCCGGCGCTGACACCCAGTCGCGCGCGATCGGGCAGCGTTCACTCGGACCGGACGCGACCTTGCATCCGCTATACCCAGTCTTCACCAGCGGAGCGCCGCTGCGCAGCCAGCAGCGATGGAACTATCCGCTTGAAGTCGCCTTCGATTATTCAGGAGTGGACCCAAGCGTCTTTCACCAGCCACCTTTGGCCGGAATCGCGCGTTGGGCTCCGCTTCTGCCTCCTCTCGATCCCAGGCTCAGCTTCGGGGAAGGCGGCACGCCGTTGATCCCGATTTCGACGGCAGCGACAGCGAGCGAAATTCCGGTTTTCCTGAAGGACGAGTCCCGCAATCCGACATGGAGCCATAAGGATCGGCTGAACCTATGTACGGTCAGCGCGGCTGTCAGGAGCGGCGCAAAGGGCGTCGTGGTCGCATCCTCGGGAAATCACGGCGTTTCGACTGCGGCCTATGCCGCGCGGGCAAACCTTCCCTGCGTGGTGCTTACGCCATCCGAGATCAGCAAGACTTTCCTCGCCATGCTGCGAGCCTATGGAGCCTGTCCGGTTCCGGTCGAGACCGCCCATAGATGGCCGTTGGTGCAGGCGATCTGCGAAAGGGCAGGGTACCATCCGACCAGCAACCTGACGCCGTTTCATACAGGGCATCCATTCGGACCGGAGGGCTACAAGACGATTGCCTACGAGATCTTCCTGCAGTTTGGCCGGGCCGTACCGGCAGCGGTCGTTGTCCCGACCGGATACGGCGAGCAGCTCTACGGCATCTCGAAAGGCTTCAAGGAGCTCGTCACACTGGGCCTCTGCTCCAACATGCCGCGCATGTTCTCCGTGGAGCCTGCGACACGCGGCCCCCTGCATCGGGCCGTTCAAACCCATGAGCCGATGGCAACGGTGGAGGCTGGGGAAACGCGACAGTATTCGATTGCCTGTACGGCTAGCGGGTACCGCGGCGTGCTCGCATTGGAAGCCAGCCGAGGAATGGCTTTAACCGTTGACGACGCCTCGGTCTGTGCCGCCCAGGCGACTTTGGGGCGTCAGGGCATATGGCAGGAATTTTCAGCCTGTGCCGCCTTCGCGGCGCTGCCCCAGATTCTCACCCAAAACCTGTCCGGTCCCATCGTTCTTATCGGCACGTCGGGAGGGTTCAAGGATCCTATCGAGGCGGAAACTCTGCCGGTCGTCGGTCCTGGTTTCGAGCACGTCGCGGACTACGTGCGCCAGAAGAGCGGCATCGACCTCAGATCGTGAGTGCTGGTTAAGCCTCAAAGCGGGATGACGGGCATCGTCTCGGGGGACAGCGCGCCGACGAATTCGGGCCCGTCACTGTCGATGTAGACACATTCTTCAAACTGGAAAACGCCTCCGCCTGCTTCGAGCTTCGGTTCAAGATGCAGGACCATTCCCGGTTCGATGACGGTATGGTCGTCGCGGCTGATCGACGGGGGCTCGGTCACCTCGCGCCCGCCGCCATGCCCTATGCGCGAAACCGCTCCATAGACTGACGGGAGCCCTGCCTCGATCCACAGCCGCGTGAATC is a window of Bosea sp. F3-2 DNA encoding:
- the ehuB gene encoding ectoine/hydroxyectoine ABC transporter substrate-binding protein EhuB: MNAARSRATGCQRRLPLCSSCFQCLKGQRQRRAAELQSILTYLVYLVPMTGSIKRGTASMPSWTLSAGRLALGVAAALAALTFAPEGFAQAASNNVLKDRKITVGFANQSPWGFKGEDGEATGFHPDLVRAAFKPLGVEKIELVIAEFGALIPALAASRVDIVASGLAINQQRCKQVIFSEPDLAVGDGVLVAKGNPFKIHSYADIVANSQIRMGGGRGSSNTQNALDAGIPASQMTLFQDVGSSVSALTAKRVDAVTMSIGSLIAVMQSPNLKDVERATPFKPFIKPNGQPALNYAALAFRPADTALRDLYNKRLVEMRQDGTLAKIMEKYGFSPSEEMAPETVTAAQLCQG
- a CDS encoding pyridoxal-phosphate dependent enzyme; the encoded protein is MTNTAEAGADTQSRAIGQRSLGPDATLHPLYPVFTSGAPLRSQQRWNYPLEVAFDYSGVDPSVFHQPPLAGIARWAPLLPPLDPRLSFGEGGTPLIPISTAATASEIPVFLKDESRNPTWSHKDRLNLCTVSAAVRSGAKGVVVASSGNHGVSTAAYAARANLPCVVLTPSEISKTFLAMLRAYGACPVPVETAHRWPLVQAICERAGYHPTSNLTPFHTGHPFGPEGYKTIAYEIFLQFGRAVPAAVVVPTGYGEQLYGISKGFKELVTLGLCSNMPRMFSVEPATRGPLHRAVQTHEPMATVEAGETRQYSIACTASGYRGVLALEASRGMALTVDDASVCAAQATLGRQGIWQEFSACAAFAALPQILTQNLSGPIVLIGTSGGFKDPIEAETLPVVGPGFEHVADYVRQKSGIDLRS